Proteins encoded in a region of the Odocoileus virginianus isolate 20LAN1187 ecotype Illinois chromosome 9, Ovbor_1.2, whole genome shotgun sequence genome:
- the RBPJL gene encoding recombining binding protein suppressor of hairless-like protein: MDPVGAVRAPGLAGCLLPADPSAPPGPLTHLSLPDSSEARPQSGADGRSLPRSWTRSAPEPSAVLREGVRRCLQQQCEQTVRILHAKVAQKSYGNEKRFFCPPPCVYLAGPGWRVKPVPGQAHQSGETGPLVCGYMGLDGASGSAAETQKLNFEEQPDSREFSCAKTLYISDADKRKHFRLVLRLMLRGGRELGTFHSRLIKVISKPSQKKQSLKNTDLCISSGSKVSLFNRLRSQTVSTRYLSVEDGDFVASARQWAAFTLHLADEDCSQGDFPPREGYVRYGSLVQLVCTVTGITLPPMIIRKVAKQCALLDVDEPISQLHKCAFQFTGDPPGGGGTYLCLATEKVVQFQASPCPKEANRALLNDNSCWTIIGTESVEFSFSTSLACTREPVTPVPLISTLELSGGGDVATLELHGENFHAGLKVWFGDVEAETMYRSPRSLVCVVPDLAVFGSDWRWLRTPITVPVSLVRTDGLFYPSAFSFTYTPEYSARPGAPGAPGAPAAPAADADALLESIHHEFTRTNFHLFIQT; encoded by the exons ATGGACCCCGTGGGGGCAG TACGGGCGCCTGGTCTGGCTGGATGCCTGCTCCCCGCAGACCCCTCGGCGCCCCCGGGCCCTTTGACTCACCTGAGCCTGCCGGACAGCTCAGAGGCGCGGCCGCAGAGCGGAGCCGACGGGCGGAGCCTCCCGCGCAGTTGGACCAG gtCAGCCCCGGAGCCCAGCGCGGTCCTGAGGGAAGGCGTGCGCCGCTGCCTGCAACAGCAGTGCGAGCAGACGGTTCGGATCCTGCACGCCAAGGTGGCCCAGAAATCATACGGAAATGAGAAGAG GTTTTTCTGCCCGCCGCCCTGTGTCTACCTCGCAGGTCCCGGCTGGAGGGTGAAGCCAGTGCCGGGCCAAG CCCACCAGTCAGGGGAGACTGGGCCCCTGGTCTGCGGTTACATGGGACTAGACGGCGCGTCCGGCAGCGCCGCCGAGACGCAGAAGTTGAATTTCGAAGAGCAGCCGGACTCCAGG GAATTCAGTTGCGCCAAGACTCTGTACATCTCGGACGCAGACAAGAGGAAGCACTTCCGACTGGTGTTGCGGCTCATGCTCCGCGGCGGCCGGGAGCTGGGCACCTTCCACAGCCGCCTCATCAAAGTCATCTCCAAGCCCTCGCAGAAGAAACAATCGCTGAAAAACACCGACC TGTGTATATCCTCGGGCTCGAAGGTCTCCCTCTTCAACCGCCTGCGCTCCCAGACAGTCTCCACGCGCTACCTCTCTGTGGAGGATGGGGATTTTGTGGCCAGCGCACGCCAGTGGGCTGCCTTCACTCTCCACCTGG CTGATGAAGACTGTTCCCAGGGGGACTTCCCACCTCGAGAGGGCTACGTCCGCTACGGCTCCCTGGTGCAGCTCGTCTGTACGGTCACGGGCATCACCCTACCTCCGATG ATCATCCGCAAAGTAGCCAAACAGTGTGCCCTTCTCGACGTGGATGAGCCCATCTCCCAACTCCACAAGTGTGCATTCCAGTTTACCGGTGATCCTCCAGGAGGAGGCGGCACCTACTTATGTCTCGCTACAGAGAAGGTGGTGCAGTTTCAG gcctccccctgccccaaggAGGCCAACAGAGCGCTGCTCAACGACAACTCTTGCTGGACCATCATCGGCACCGAGTCGGTGGAATTCTCCTTCAGCACCAGCCTGGCGTGTACCCGGGAGCCTGTCACTCCCGTGCCGCTCATCAGCACCCTCGAG CTGAGTGGCGGGGGCGACGTGGCCACCCTGGAGCTCCACGGTGAGAACTTCCACGCGGGGCTCAAGGTGTGGTTCGGGGACGTGGAGGCCGAAACCATGTACAG GAGCCCGCGGTCCCTGGTTTGTGTGGTACCCGACTTAGCCGTTTTCGGCAGCGACTGGCGCTGGCTGCGCACACCCATCACAGTGCCCGTGAGCCTCGTGCGCACCGACGGTCTTTTCTACCCCAGCGCCTTCTCCTTCACCTACACGCCCGAGTACAGTGCGCGGCCGGGGGCCCCGGGCGCCCCGGGCGCCCCAGCGGCGCCCGCCGCTGACGCCGACGCGCTCCTGGAGAGCATCCATCACGAGTTCACGCGCACCAACTTCCATCTCTTCATCCAGACTTAG